A region of the Sphingomonas sp. S2-65 genome:
CACCCCGGAAGGCCCATTCCATAACCTGCGGTTCGACCGGGCGACGGCGTACGGCTTCCACTGCATAGAACAGCAAATGCCCGCCATCCAGCACCGGCACTGGCAACAGGTTGATGAATCCGAGATTAATCGAGATGAGCGCGATCAGGAAAACGAATTCAGTAGGCCCCAACGCCAGCCGCTCGCCCGAAACCTGCGCGATCTTGAGCGGGCCACCGAGTTCCGCGACAGAGCGCCGGCCCGTGATGATCTGGCCGAGCCCGTCGAGCGTCATCTGGACTATGTCGCCCGTCATGCGCATGCCGACCAGCGGCGCTTCCAGGATGTTGACCGACTTCTGCACCGGATCGGCAGGCCCGATGCCGAGGCGGCCGATGCGGAACTCGTTGCCGAAACGATCGCGTTCCACCCGTACGCCGATGGTCGTATTCACCGAACGTGGTGCGCCACCGCGTTCATAGTCGATCTTCACCGCCTCGCCTGGGCGCAGCTGCGTGTACTTGACCATGTCGGCATAGGTATCGACCGAGCGGCCACCGAGCCCAGTGATGCGGTCCCCCGGCTGGATGCCCGCCTGAGCGGCGGCGCTGCCCGGCAGCAGGAAGCCGACCGTGCTGGGCGTGCGATTGTCGCCATATGCCAGCGCGAACGCCGAAAGAATGAGAATCGCGATCAGAAAATTGGCGATCGGGCCAGCGGCGACGATGATCGCACGCTGCCACAGCGGCTTGGCCTGGAAGGTCTGCGCGCGCTCATGCGCCGGGAGCGACAGCCATTCGGACGAAGGCTGCGACGCAGGGTTCATGTCGCCGGCGAAACGGACATAGCCACCGAGCGGCAACAAACAGAATTTCCACCGGGTACCGCGACGGTCGGTGATGCCGGCGAGCTCGCGGCCGAAGCCGATCGAGAACTCCTCGGCCTTCACACCGAACCAGCGGCCGGCGAGGTAATGTCCCATCTCGTGCAGGAATACGAGCGGCCCGATCACCAGCGCAAAGGCAAGGAGGGTGAGCAGGATGCCGGGCGATTCGATCAAACGACACAGTCCTTCACACGCTCGACCGCATAGCGGCGTGCCTCGGCGTCGATCGCAAGCACTGCGTCGAGCGTCTCCGGGGCAGCCGGATCGTAGCGGTCCAGCGTATCGGCAACGATTGCGGCAATTTCAAGAAATCCGACGCTGCCGGAAAGAAAGCCTGCCACGGCGACTTCGTTGGCGGCATTGAGCACTGCCGGACGCGCACCACCGGCAGCCAAAGCCTCGCGCGCGAGGCGTAATGCCGGGAATCGGACATAGTCCGGATCCTCGAACTCGAGCCGGCCGACGCGCGCAAGATCCAGCCGCTCACAGGGCGTCTCCATCCGCTCGGGCCAGGCGAGTGCATAGGCGATGGGGGTGCGCATATCGGGCGTGCCAAGCTGCGCCAACACCGACCCGTCGATATATTCGACCATCGAATGCACCACCGATTGGGCGTGAACCAGCACGTCCAGGCGGTCAGCCCCGACCGGAAACAAGTGGAACGCCTCGATCAGCTCGAGCCCCTTGTTCATCATCGTGGCGGAATCGACCGAGATCTTCGCACCCATCGACCAATTGGGATGC
Encoded here:
- a CDS encoding M50 family metallopeptidase, which codes for MIESPGILLTLLAFALVIGPLVFLHEMGHYLAGRWFGVKAEEFSIGFGRELAGITDRRGTRWKFCLLPLGGYVRFAGDMNPASQPSSEWLSLPAHERAQTFQAKPLWQRAIIVAAGPIANFLIAILILSAFALAYGDNRTPSTVGFLLPGSAAAQAGIQPGDRITGLGGRSVDTYADMVKYTQLRPGEAVKIDYERGGAPRSVNTTIGVRVERDRFGNEFRIGRLGIGPADPVQKSVNILEAPLVGMRMTGDIVQMTLDGLGQIITGRRSVAELGGPLKIAQVSGERLALGPTEFVFLIALISINLGFINLLPVPVLDGGHLLFYAVEAVRRRPVEPQVMEWAFRGGLIAILASMLLVTLNDLGALGLWRNLAGLIG